A window of Nicotiana tabacum cultivar K326 chromosome 24, ASM71507v2, whole genome shotgun sequence contains these coding sequences:
- the LOC107763349 gene encoding putative RNA methyltransferase At5g51130 isoform X1 — MEHQRARIGGEQQDTSATTQKKKRKEVALYGNYRNYYGYRIGQDLEEDPRLKAMKKEWFEGKDCLDIGCNSGVITIAIAQKFSCRSILGIDIDGARVNDAYWTLRRKVKSMRTVPAGGDKLAESNTVNCLTDPVAESLNKRAKNDCTAPHHLQEGDFFDIVSFKKGDFIQNWHPRDNTSYDTIICLSVSKWVHLNWGDDGLITLFSKVWRLLSPGGVFILEPQPWKSYYDNRLVSETTRINYQNIKIRPEDFQDILLDKIGFRMVEDITSSVSGCKTGFKRPILAFWK; from the exons ATGGAGCACCAACGAGCAAGAATAGGCGGTGAACAGCAGGACACATCAGCGACGACACAGAAGAAAAAACGTAAAGAAGTTGCTCTCTATGGTAACTACAGAAACTACTATGGCTATAGA ATTGGTCAGGATTTGGAAGAAGATCCAAGGTTAAAAGCTATGAAGAAGGAGTGGTTTGAAGGCAAGGATTGTCTTGATATTGGCTGTAATAGTGGAGTGATCACAATCGCCATTG CACAAAAGTTTAGCTGCCGAAGCATCCTTGGAATTGACATTGATGGTG CCAGAGTTAATGATGCCTATTGGACTCTCAGGAGAAAAGTGAAGAGTATGAGAACAGTGCCAGCAGGGGGTGACAAATTAGCAGAATCAAATACTGTAAATTGTTTAACAGACCCCGTGGCAGAGTCACTTAATAAAAGGGCAAAGAATGATTGTACAGCACCTCATCATTTGCAAGAGGGAGATTTTTTTGACATAGTCTCCTTCAAGAAAGGAGATTTTATTCAGAATTGGCATCCAAGAGACAATACATCTTATGATACAATTAtttg CTTAAGCGTGTCAAAGTGGGTGCATTTAAACTGGGGAGATGACGGACTAATAACTTTGTTTTCCAAAGTCTGGAGGCTCCTTTCACCG GGTGGTGTCTTTATTTTGGAGCCTCAGCCTTGGAAATCATACTACGATAATCGTCTTGTATCTGAG ACAACAAGaattaattatcaaaatattaagaTCCGTCCAGAAGATTTTCAAGACATACTTTTGGACAAG ATTGGATTTAGAATGGTAGAGGACATAACATCTAGTGTATCTGGTTGCAAAACTGGCTTTAAAAGACCTATTTTGGCATTCTGGAAGTAA
- the LOC107763349 gene encoding putative RNA methyltransferase At5g51130 isoform X2, with amino-acid sequence MKKEWFEGKDCLDIGCNSGVITIAIAQKFSCRSILGIDIDGARVNDAYWTLRRKVKSMRTVPAGGDKLAESNTVNCLTDPVAESLNKRAKNDCTAPHHLQEGDFFDIVSFKKGDFIQNWHPRDNTSYDTIICLSVSKWVHLNWGDDGLITLFSKVWRLLSPGGVFILEPQPWKSYYDNRLVSETTRINYQNIKIRPEDFQDILLDKIGFRMVEDITSSVSGCKTGFKRPILAFWK; translated from the exons ATGAAGAAGGAGTGGTTTGAAGGCAAGGATTGTCTTGATATTGGCTGTAATAGTGGAGTGATCACAATCGCCATTG CACAAAAGTTTAGCTGCCGAAGCATCCTTGGAATTGACATTGATGGTG CCAGAGTTAATGATGCCTATTGGACTCTCAGGAGAAAAGTGAAGAGTATGAGAACAGTGCCAGCAGGGGGTGACAAATTAGCAGAATCAAATACTGTAAATTGTTTAACAGACCCCGTGGCAGAGTCACTTAATAAAAGGGCAAAGAATGATTGTACAGCACCTCATCATTTGCAAGAGGGAGATTTTTTTGACATAGTCTCCTTCAAGAAAGGAGATTTTATTCAGAATTGGCATCCAAGAGACAATACATCTTATGATACAATTAtttg CTTAAGCGTGTCAAAGTGGGTGCATTTAAACTGGGGAGATGACGGACTAATAACTTTGTTTTCCAAAGTCTGGAGGCTCCTTTCACCG GGTGGTGTCTTTATTTTGGAGCCTCAGCCTTGGAAATCATACTACGATAATCGTCTTGTATCTGAG ACAACAAGaattaattatcaaaatattaagaTCCGTCCAGAAGATTTTCAAGACATACTTTTGGACAAG ATTGGATTTAGAATGGTAGAGGACATAACATCTAGTGTATCTGGTTGCAAAACTGGCTTTAAAAGACCTATTTTGGCATTCTGGAAGTAA